CAACCCTATATAAAGCCTAAGGTGATAGGCAACATATTAGGAAGAACAAGCAGGACAACACTAACTAAATATATGTCTGAATTGACGAGATTGAAGATCCTTACGGCTAAAGAAGATGGCAAAGAAGTATTTTACATTAACCATGATTTAATAAGGATTCTCGAAGATTAAAGAAAAATGAAATCTCTTTCACAAATACTTATTCTCGTGTCAATTTTATTGGACTAAAATAAGTCGCTTTGAAATTACTCCCTTATCCGAGTGAACTTTGAGCAAATACAACCCGTCCGGCTGTCCAGAAAGATCAAGCTCATAATCTGAAGCTCCAACATCCGTTTTACCGAAGATTAATCTTCCCTGCATATCAAAGACCTCCATCGATTCTATGTCAATGGATGAGTAGCAATTGAATACTCCAACTGAGGGATTGGGATAAACATCGATAAAGCCCACAGAGGTTTCTTCCTCCACTCCTGACCACCCACAATCCGTAACCACAACGTCATCGATAAACAAATAGCTTAGCGGATCAGTGGAGTAAATACACGAAGTGTCCGTACCTATGTCATCCCTGAAATTCCCAATAACTATAAAACATTCACCGCCGCTAGCAATAAACGTGTCAGAGATTAATACCCAATTTGTGGTGTCAGAGATACAATTTCCAAGCGTGTTTTCTATCTGCGGAACATATGGCAAGTTCAACCAACCAGTAGCCTGCACCGTATCCGTGGCAAAAAATGCCCCAATAGCATCTATTCCATATCCAGAATAACTATCCGCAAACGAAATATAAAACTGAACGCAATACAACTTCCCGGCAATCAGGGAATCTAAAAGTTGAACTTCCAGGTACTCTCTGTAACTACCTCCCCCATGAACCCCAATTCCGGCGTACCCCATGCCCGTATTGGGATTTTGATACCCCAATCCATTTGCTGGAACGGTACAGCAACTATTTGTAAAACATTGATGGAAATTATCGGGAGTGCCGTCAGTTGGTTTGAACCAAGGAGTACAATTTAATACATTAACCGTAGCAGAACAGTTGCTGACGCTTTCAAAACCCGGATTTGGCACAAAATTAGACTGCGCCGTTGAGACAAACCCTAACAGAAAAAGACAAACAAACAGATGGATACGTATCATGAAAAGGGTATTCTCGTATGTTAAATATGTAAAACATTATCCCTACTCTGCAATCACAACCTTTTCTTTCCAGATGATTTCCCCCGAGGCGATTATCCTGTACATGTAAATCCCAGGATTCAACCCCTCCAGATTAAGCTTGTGAAGATTAGTGTTTTTCTTCAGGATCGCTGACAACACTTTCTGTCCTGCAACATTCACAATTTCAAAAGTGGTTTCATAAGGAATACTTGAATTAAACTCCAGTGTAATTTCACCCTGCGCAGGATTTGGAAATACACTCACGTTAAAATCATTTGTGCTTTCATCTAGTCCAGACCAGCCACAGTCAATAACCGAAACGTCGTCGATGTAGAAATATGTTGCAGGAGGCCAAGAGGCTATAAAGCATGAAGTATCAGTACCGACATCATTGCTAAAATTACCTATTGTAATATATCGCTCCCCTCCGGCCGCTACAAAACTTCCTGAAATCAGGACCCAATTAGAAGTGTCACCGATACAGCTTCCTTGTAAATGCGAGACTTGTGGTAAATATGGCAGATTATTAAAACCTGTGGTGAGAATTGTGTCGTTTGAAAAATAAGCCCCAATCAGATCAATCCCATGTCCTGAAATGTTCGCGGTCGACACATAAAACTGCACACAGTAAACCTTGCCAGCAATTAGTGTATCAAGCAATGAGGTTTCAATATACTCCCTTGAATCATTTCCACCATGGACGATGATCCCCGCGTAGCCCATTCCTGATCTAGGGTACTGGTAACCGAAACCATTACTGGGTACAGTGCAACAAGAGTTAGTAAAACATTGATGAAAATTATCGGGAGTCCCGTCAGTTGCTTTGATCCAAGGAGGACAGTTAAGGTTATTAACAACAGCCGAACAACTCATTACAGTCTCAAAACCCGGGTTAGGTACAAAGTTTTGTCCCCAAGCACAGGTTGAGAAAATCAAAAGCATATATAGACCCCGAGCAAATATCAAGCGTACGTTCCTTTACAGTAAATATACGAAAATGCTCCTAGACTTGCTTTGCCCTCTATTCTACAATAATGATTTTGTCCGTTACAATGACTTCTTCAGCTGATATTACCTTATAGAGATAAACTCCCGGGCTAATACCTCCCAGATCAAGTTGGTGAAATGCTTCGTTTTCTCCAAGGCTAATTGAGAGAATCCTTTGCCCAGTAATGGAGAAAATTTCCAGCGATGCATGAATCCCTTCTTCGACGACAAATTCCAATTGAGTTTTCCCGGTTGTTGGGTTAGGATAAATCCTTCCATTGCCTTTGTCATCCTGAGCGAATGTGACCTGCTGCATTCTTGCATTAAAAGGAACTGGCTCGATCAGCAACCTAAGCATAGCCCTTGCGCTATAAACGGCATCTCCACCTATTACAGGGTCTAGGTAAGCAATGTTATACAGCATGGCTGAATCCGCTACACTGAAATGTTCTACTCCTAATGCCCAAGTTGACAGATAAATCCGGTTGACTTCCTTCCTGTTCAACTCGGCACTGTAATTTGGATTAACTGTTGAACTCATATTACTTGCTGAATTAAAATCTTCAATCTCGATCAGGTCCGTTACTTGCTGCAAGGCTCCAACATTGCCCGCCTGATGTAGTAAGAAGAAGTTCTGGTATGTGCTATCGTCTGGAGCACCAAGAATCAGCATACTTGGATTATTTTTGAAAAACCTGTAAGCCTTTTTCCATCCCCACAATTTATTCTCTGGATCATTTTGCGGGAAAGAAAATTGATTTCTTACAATTTGACCGAAATCATTCTCACGCTGAATAATTGAAGGTGGGCCAACAGCATCACAAGCTGTTTGGTTAAAACTAGGATTGGGGGTTAAATTTGCGGTATTACTTGTTAGATTGAACAAGGGAATAGGTCTGAAATACCATTGAATAGGAGTAGGGAATATAGTCCCGGTCAAGTCAAATCCGCTTCCAGGGGCAGTCAGGTAGAGGTTATCATTGGGATTGGATGGTATGTACTGGTCACCAATCTCCGAGCCACCACTTCCGAATCCGAAATTGAATGGATACCAGTTGCTTGTGAAATTGTTACAGGTGAGTTTGCTACCGGCATTATTTATATCCATCACCACCCCATTCCCCATTCTAGTGAAAGTATTGTTACTCACTGTGGACTGAATGCAGTTCTCCACATAAGCCCCAAAGTATCGGGTGTAAGTAGCGCCGGTAGGAGCACCGCCTACCTTTGTGACAGTGTTCACATCAATAAAAACATTGTCGCTCATCCGGGCAATGATCCCATAACGGGGAGAAAAGACTGTGGCCGGGAAATTAATGATATTGTAGCGGGCCTCCGGTCTGAATGTAAGGGTGGTGAGATTATTCATATAGACACCCACCTTGAACATGTTGATCGTATTCTGACCGATCTTTACGTCAATCGGAAGCATGGTGGCATTTTCCACTCGTACACCCATTGCAGTATTGAAAGGCGGCGAGGGTGCCGTGAGCGTGTTGAGTTTAATGGTAAGATCAGCACCACCATTGTCAAGGCAATAGATCCCTGCAATTGTGGTAGCATTTATTATGTTATTATTAATGTTGTGAGTCTGCGCCTGACCGAACTGAAGGAAAACACCTGCATTTCGTGCTGAAATGTTGTTGTTCAGCACATTCAGTACCACACGGTTGGTGGCATTGATCCCTACAATGTTTCTCAGAAAAATGTTCGGCTCATTGGGATTAAACCCGCCAACTGTTTTTTATTAGAATAGTGGGCAATCAGCGTGCTAAAACGATCCTCTTATAAGTAATACCTCCACCTGTATGAATTCTGAGAAAATACAGCCCGTCGTCTTGACCGGTAAGATCAAGGACATAATCAGGTGAACTAATATTCGCACTACTGAGGATCACCCTACCCTGCATATCAACAACCTCCAGCAATCGTATGTCCGAAGATCCGTGAAGGTTAAATACACCAGCAGATGGGTTGGGATAGATCGAGATGAAATTATTTTCAAACTCAGGAATGGATACAGAAAAAAGCACGTCGACAAAGACATCCTGCATACAGTACCCGATCTGATAATACACATTGCTAATTCTCCTGTATTCCGTCACCTGAATAGCATAGCTGTAATGCTGTGGATAATCGTATGGCGGTTGCGGGGCAGGTTGAGGGCTGTTCCATAACAGATCCCCCGTAAGGGGATTGACCGATGTTCCCGGAGGAAAAAAGTATCCGGTCGTATTTAGACAGGGGATCATGGTAAAGGCCAGACTGTCTCCGTCAATAGGATCGGTACATCCCATAGTATACTGGAACGGCTGGTACAAGACCCCCGTATCAATAGGAAGCGAACTGAAATCCGGTGAGTTATTAACCCCAAAGAAGGAACTAATAATAAGGTAAGCACTAAAATCAACCGGAGTATTGATTGGATTACTCATATTCACAATTGGGTTGTTCCTGGTCGGAATACTGGTTGTAATTAGGTAATTCCCATTTCCCGGATAAGTATGCTGAACGTAATAAATATTAACCTTAATATGGCCGCTTATCCATACGCCATCTTTTGCCGGAAGACCACAGTTGAGTGAAGGGCCGTTTAACCTCGGGACCATAGCGCTATCACCGTCACCAAAAAATAAAAGTATTTCGCAATTATCCCCACTTGGATAGACAGTATCGGAAAAAGCAGTTACTTTTATTTCATAAGTGGTCCCTGACATATGCTTATACGTAATGTCTCCTGACAAAATGAGTTGGGCAGAACTATTCAAGGATACCAACAAAAAAAGAATGGCGAGGGCCCTCATCACTTCCTACTGTTTAATTATTTTTTTCGAGATCGATCTTTCATCAAAACTGACATTAACAACGTAAATACCCGGTGCAAAATCCTTTAAGGAAACACTCATATTAACTATTCCTGACCTACTTTCGCAATCGTCTGAATGTACGACTTGGCCAACACCATTTAAGATTGATATTCTGACATTTTTTCCACCCTCCAAATTTACAACAATATTGACGAAATCACCAGCGGGATTGGGAAACACTGAAAAGTCCAGTTCTCCAGGATCAGAAGGGTTGTGAACGGAGGCCAGTATTACCTGTTGTAAATCGAACTCAGAAATGAAGCCGTTAAACCCGCTCGATGTGTTCTGATTATAAGCTCCCGGAAAAATTACCAAAGGGAAATTGGTATTGTCGCTATTTGTTCCTCCTACCATAAACAGTGTTGTGGGAGCTACGGCAATAGCATATGGATTTTCAGTTCCCAAATAACTACCACCGTAATAGGTTCCCCAAATGTAGTGATGGTAATAGGTGTTGAATGTTGCTAAAAAAGCTTCCTCGTTCGCAGTGTACGAAGCATTGTATCCATTTATTAAATTTGGAGAGGGGGCCGCAAGTCCATTATAATCTGTTTTGCATAATACATAAAGATTATCAA
This DNA window, taken from Bacteroidia bacterium, encodes the following:
- a CDS encoding T9SS type A sorting domain-containing protein; the encoded protein is MIRIHLFVCLFLLGFVSTAQSNFVPNPGFESVSNCSATVNVLNCTPWFKPTDGTPDNFHQCFTNSCCTVPANGLGYQNPNTGMGYAGIGVHGGGSYREYLEVQLLDSLIAGKLYCVQFYISFADSYSGYGIDAIGAFFATDTVQATGWLNLPYVPQIENTLGNCISDTTNWVLISDTFIASGGECFIVIGNFRDDIGTDTSCIYSTDPLSYLFIDDVVVTDCGWSGVEEETSVGFIDVYPNPSVGVFNCYSSIDIESMEVFDMQGRLIFGKTDVGASDYELDLSGQPDGLYLLKVHSDKGVISKRLILVQ
- a CDS encoding T9SS type A sorting domain-containing protein, which translates into the protein MGYAGIIVHGGNDSREYIETSLLDTLIAGKVYCVQFYVSTANISGHGIDLIGAYFSNDTILTTGFNNLPYLPQVSHLQGSCIGDTSNWVLISGSFVAAGGERYITIGNFSNDVGTDTSCFIASWPPATYFYIDDVSVIDCGWSGLDESTNDFNVSVFPNPAQGEITLEFNSSIPYETTFEIVNVAGQKVLSAILKKNTNLHKLNLEGLNPGIYMYRIIASGEIIWKEKVVIAE
- a CDS encoding T9SS type A sorting domain-containing protein is translated as MVLNVLNNNISARNAGVFLQFGQAQTHNINNNIINATTIAGIYCLDNGGADLTIKLNTLTAPSPPFNTAMGVRVENATMLPIDVKIGQNTINMFKVGVYMNNLTTLTFRPEARYNIINFPATVFSPRYGIIARMSDNVFIDVNTVTKVGGAPTGATYTRYFGAYVENCIQSTVSNNTFTRMGNGVVMDINNAGSKLTCNNFTSNWYPFNFGFGSGGSEIGDQYIPSNPNDNLYLTAPGSGFDLTGTIFPTPIQWYFRPIPLFNLTSNTANLTPNPSFNQTACDAVGPPSIIQRENDFGQIVRNQFSFPQNDPENKLWGWKKAYRFFKNNPSMLILGAPDDSTYQNFFLLHQAGNVGALQQVTDLIEIEDFNSASNMSSTVNPNYSAELNRKEVNRIYLSTWALGVEHFSVADSAMLYNIAYLDPVIGGDAVYSARAMLRLLIEPVPFNARMQQVTFAQDDKGNGRIYPNPTTGKTQLEFVVEEGIHASLEIFSITGQRILSISLGENEAFHQLDLGGISPGVYLYKVISAEEVIVTDKIIIVE
- a CDS encoding T9SS type A sorting domain-containing protein; amino-acid sequence: MVPRLNGPSLNCGLPAKDGVWISGHIKVNIYYVQHTYPGNGNYLITTSIPTRNNPIVNMSNPINTPVDFSAYLIISSFFGVNNSPDFSSLPIDTGVLYQPFQYTMGCTDPIDGDSLAFTMIPCLNTTGYFFPPGTSVNPLTGDLLWNSPQPAPQPPYDYPQHYSYAIQVTEYRRISNVYYQIGYCMQDVFVDVLFSVSIPEFENNFISIYPNPSAGVFNLHGSSDIRLLEVVDMQGRVILSSANISSPDYVLDLTGQDDGLYFLRIHTGGGITYKRIVLAR
- a CDS encoding T9SS type A sorting domain-containing protein, which translates into the protein MEWSTYYGGTQMDVIHDVEYDSYGHVYAVGATESSSGFPLLDPSGSYDYYDGTFGGQRDCFMSWLSSSGSVWWSSYMGDSGVEFAVDLAIDGFDNLYVLCKTDYNGLAAPSPNLINGYNASYTANEEAFLATFNTYYHHYIWGTYYGGSYLGTENPYAIAVAPTTLFMVGGTNSDNTNFPLVIFPGAYNQNTSSGFNGFISEFDLQQVILASVHNPSDPGELDFSVFPNPAGDFVNIVVNLEGGKNVRISILNGVGQVVHSDDCESRSGIVNMSVSLKDFAPGIYVVNVSFDERSISKKIIKQ